In Oscillospiraceae bacterium, a single genomic region encodes these proteins:
- a CDS encoding recombinase family protein: protein MELREIKQAITEGCSLNDLDLKVAYYARVSTDREEQQNSLENQISYFHHFIDSRKEWTFAGKYIDEGISGSSVEKREDFLRMIEDAKAKKMNLILTKEISRFSRSTLDSIKYTRELLRFGVGILFIHDNICTLSPDAELRLTIMASLAQEEIRRLSDRVKFGMKRAYESGKVLGNDSLYGYKKTNGKLEIDKETAPFIRDLYQIYSEGKHGFRSIARILTDMGYRNKKGEHLNPGTLRQIMQNPKYKGYYYGRLTESSDYQTQKNIALPKEEQLYYKDKNIPALVSEELWDKVNRIINERASRFKQKSSAQERYSYSQKIVCGVHATHHYRKVWNDRKIPLESWCCKEYLSHGRTACPTPHLHTKELDLVMEAIGKQVVQTCHLITNELISLYKEVVLDTVDFDKEITNISKELQKYADKKQRLLELMIDGTIDKDDFKKMNDGINIAYAKLKKKLIELNEEKAKLEDSASMYNNAKSICEKITADKTVPLEIAKEMLNKIIINPGSTNTHIKLTISLKYQPEFSADILRVASKKCSATDKLSITIYSNRTVILSSETEVSPIVGNERQSEDLINYLLSEFEGEPEKIWQSNIFGISLHDLVSEGLNNKLKRVPADARAKLQETLQRIINEGSNGLICIIL, encoded by the coding sequence ATGGAATTACGTGAAATTAAGCAAGCAATTACAGAAGGTTGCTCACTTAACGATTTAGACCTTAAGGTAGCATATTATGCTAGGGTATCCACAGACCGAGAAGAGCAACAAAACTCACTCGAAAATCAAATCAGCTACTTTCACCATTTCATTGATAGCAGAAAGGAGTGGACGTTTGCCGGAAAATATATCGACGAAGGCATCAGCGGAAGCAGCGTAGAAAAGCGCGAAGATTTTCTGCGCATGATTGAAGATGCGAAAGCTAAAAAAATGAACTTGATATTGACAAAAGAAATCAGTCGCTTTTCTCGCAGCACCTTAGACAGCATCAAGTATACACGTGAACTGCTGCGATTCGGGGTCGGCATCCTGTTTATACATGACAATATCTGCACACTCTCTCCAGACGCCGAACTGCGCTTAACAATTATGGCGAGTTTAGCGCAAGAGGAAATCCGGCGGTTATCTGACCGCGTAAAGTTCGGAATGAAACGTGCCTACGAAAGCGGCAAAGTTTTAGGCAACGACAGCTTATATGGTTATAAAAAAACAAACGGAAAACTGGAAATCGACAAAGAGACCGCGCCGTTTATCAGAGATTTATACCAAATTTATAGCGAAGGGAAGCACGGCTTTCGCAGCATCGCCCGCATTTTAACCGATATGGGTTATCGCAATAAAAAAGGTGAGCATCTTAACCCCGGAACGCTACGTCAAATCATGCAAAATCCTAAGTATAAAGGTTATTATTATGGCAGGCTTACCGAAAGCAGTGATTACCAAACGCAAAAAAATATTGCGCTACCCAAAGAAGAACAGCTTTATTATAAAGACAAAAACATCCCTGCACTCGTTTCCGAGGAATTATGGGACAAAGTCAACCGCATTATTAATGAGCGAGCGAGCAGATTCAAGCAAAAATCGAGCGCTCAAGAGCGATACTCATATTCACAAAAAATCGTTTGCGGCGTACACGCAACTCATCATTACCGCAAGGTTTGGAACGATCGAAAAATCCCACTGGAAAGTTGGTGTTGCAAGGAATATCTGTCGCACGGACGAACAGCTTGTCCAACACCTCATCTACATACCAAAGAACTTGACCTCGTAATGGAAGCCATCGGCAAACAGGTCGTCCAAACCTGCCACCTTATCACAAATGAGCTCATCAGCTTGTATAAGGAAGTTGTTCTTGATACAGTTGACTTTGACAAAGAAATCACCAACATCTCTAAGGAATTACAAAAGTATGCAGACAAAAAGCAACGGCTTTTGGAATTGATGATTGACGGCACCATTGACAAGGACGATTTCAAAAAAATGAACGACGGAATCAACATTGCTTACGCTAAACTCAAAAAAAAGCTAATCGAGCTAAATGAAGAAAAGGCAAAGCTGGAAGACTCGGCTTCAATGTACAACAACGCCAAATCTATCTGTGAAAAAATTACAGCGGACAAAACTGTTCCGCTTGAAATCGCTAAAGAGATGTTAAATAAAATTATCATCAACCCCGGCAGCACAAACACACATATCAAATTGACCATATCGTTGAAATATCAACCAGAGTTTTCTGCCGATATTTTACGTGTAGCATCCAAAAAATGCTCTGCAACAGACAAGCTTTCCATCACCATCTATTCCAACCGCACCGTCATTTTAAGCAGTGAGACCGAGGTATCCCCCATCGTCGGCAACGAACGGCAAAGTGAGGATTTAATCAACTATCTTCTGTCTGAGTTTGAAGGTGAGCCGGAAAAAATCTGGCAGAGCAACATTTTTGGCATTTCACTGCACGATTTGGTTAGCGAGGGACTGAACAACAAACTCAAACGCGTCCCGGCAGACGCACGAGCAAAATTGCAAGAAACATTGCAACGCATCATCAACGAAGGGTCCAACGGGCTCATTTGTATTATTCTATAA
- a CDS encoding spore coat protein, translated as MTTQSTMGDKEFLTDCIASQKQAASSHNTFAGECVNEQLRNEFLSILKDEHCIQSELFNDANSRGWYPVKQAPGNEITMVRDKYKGGCGCQ; from the coding sequence ATGACAACACAATCCACAATGGGCGATAAAGAGTTTCTCACTGACTGCATTGCCAGCCAGAAACAGGCTGCATCCAGCCATAATACGTTTGCGGGCGAATGCGTCAATGAGCAGCTGCGCAATGAATTTTTGTCGATTTTGAAAGATGAGCATTGTATTCAGTCCGAGCTGTTCAATGATGCCAACAGCCGCGGATGGTATCCAGTCAAACAAGCACCGGGTAATGAGATTACGATGGTGCGTGACAAGTATAAGGGCGGCTGCGGCTGTCAATAA
- a CDS encoding SLC13 family permease yields MFGEMELVFIILLATMVCFAIPKFRSDVVALCSLLALYLSGVLTVSEALAGFSSTVVVMLAALFVVGEGISQAGLAGKAGNMLGKMIGNSEFKMLIFVMLMVAVLGSFISNTGTVAILMPVVVSLCVKMNINPGKLLMPLAFGASMGGALTLIGTAPNLLARETLINSGFQGLSFFDFTPIGIIILFTGIAYMWFVGRRWLNKPYEKKSKIADTIGVSELLCQYQIDANLHYVQLPTDHALVGKTLKALQWPSRYNVTVLKMRQKAAAKTLSFLPGSRFSQVLAEPSYVLEANDILLLYADSTALQRFLKEMGLETISRDLVEGLHIQEENIAEVILTPRSNLIKQSLKDIHFRDKYGLTVLSIKRRYQNPKPPSVQDELHYGDAMLVYGKWKNIDLLAQEKRDLVVIRREMTAPEAVFKPVRAILASAILLCMIAMLLFEWIPAVITVIIAGLFMVLTGSVRSTEQAYRAVNWQIVILIACMLPMATALENTGGVAFIADSITATLGGAGPSAVMVGLYVTTSIFGIFISNTATAVLFLPVAVLAAQELGVSPFPLVMAVTYASSMSFSTPVSTPPNAMVMVAGKYTFLDYMKVGIPLQLIVGLVVILLLPLFFPF; encoded by the coding sequence ATGTTTGGTGAAATGGAATTAGTATTTATAATTTTATTGGCTACTATGGTATGTTTTGCAATACCAAAATTTCGCTCTGATGTAGTGGCTTTGTGCTCGCTTTTAGCATTGTATTTATCAGGCGTTCTTACTGTATCAGAGGCATTAGCTGGTTTTTCCAGCACAGTAGTCGTCATGTTAGCGGCATTATTTGTCGTCGGAGAAGGCATTTCCCAAGCAGGTCTTGCAGGAAAAGCTGGCAATATGCTTGGGAAAATGATAGGTAACAGTGAATTTAAAATGCTGATTTTTGTCATGCTTATGGTCGCCGTGCTAGGCAGTTTTATCAGTAACACAGGCACTGTGGCTATTTTGATGCCTGTCGTTGTCAGTTTGTGCGTGAAAATGAATATAAACCCAGGGAAGCTTTTGATGCCTCTTGCATTTGGTGCCAGTATGGGTGGCGCGTTGACACTAATCGGAACAGCACCCAACCTGCTTGCGAGAGAAACGCTTATCAACTCTGGGTTTCAGGGTTTGTCGTTTTTTGACTTTACCCCCATAGGCATTATCATTCTTTTTACGGGCATCGCCTATATGTGGTTTGTTGGGCGGAGATGGCTTAACAAACCCTACGAGAAAAAGTCAAAGATTGCAGATACAATTGGTGTATCTGAACTTCTGTGTCAATATCAAATAGATGCGAATCTTCATTATGTGCAGTTGCCTACCGACCACGCGCTTGTCGGCAAAACACTAAAAGCGTTACAGTGGCCCAGTCGATACAACGTCACCGTACTAAAGATGCGGCAAAAGGCAGCGGCAAAAACGCTTTCCTTTTTGCCGGGGTCCAGATTCTCTCAGGTGTTGGCAGAGCCGTCCTATGTGTTAGAGGCAAACGACATTTTGCTGCTGTATGCCGATAGCACTGCTTTACAGAGGTTTTTAAAAGAGATGGGGTTAGAAACAATTTCTCGCGACTTGGTGGAAGGGCTTCATATCCAAGAAGAAAACATTGCCGAGGTTATCTTGACACCGAGATCAAATCTTATTAAGCAATCACTGAAGGATATTCACTTCCGAGACAAATATGGGCTTACCGTTTTGTCCATAAAACGCCGGTATCAAAACCCGAAGCCGCCATCTGTGCAAGATGAACTCCATTATGGAGACGCTATGTTGGTGTATGGAAAGTGGAAAAACATAGATCTTTTGGCGCAGGAAAAAAGGGACCTCGTCGTCATTCGTCGAGAAATGACTGCGCCGGAAGCAGTATTTAAACCGGTTCGCGCTATTTTAGCCAGTGCCATCCTTTTATGCATGATTGCAATGTTGCTTTTTGAGTGGATCCCAGCGGTGATAACCGTCATTATAGCAGGGCTGTTCATGGTTTTGACGGGTAGTGTTCGAAGTACTGAACAAGCTTATCGCGCTGTGAATTGGCAGATTGTTATACTTATTGCCTGTATGCTGCCTATGGCAACAGCTTTGGAGAATACAGGTGGTGTCGCTTTTATCGCGGATAGTATTACTGCCACGTTAGGTGGCGCAGGACCTAGCGCGGTGATGGTCGGGCTTTATGTGACAACTTCTATTTTCGGGATATTTATCAGCAATACGGCTACGGCAGTTTTGTTCTTGCCGGTGGCGGTCTTAGCGGCTCAGGAACTGGGCGTCAGCCCTTTTCCTCTTGTCATGGCAGTCACATATGCCTCCAGCATGTCCTTTTCTACGCCTGTATCGACTCCGCCAAATGCGATGGTGATGGTTGCGGGTAAATATACGTTTCTTGACTATATGAAAGTTGGCATCCCGCTACAGCTTATTGTTGGATTGGTGGTCATATTGCTGTTACCGTTATTTTTCCCGTTTTAA
- a CDS encoding AraC family transcriptional regulator encodes MNWIQCMGKALQYIEEHLTSEISIDEIASQSYSSSSHFQLMFHLVTGVTVGEYIRNRRLSSAAQDLLQPNSKIVDVAMKYQYDTSESFSKAFARFHGVPPSKVQSGRTQSFYPLTIDINIQGGFYMAGKFIDDMVLVDWSEIDGGNDEKSASAEKYDRLIGWARKAVVQNQGVFDALMEWVLDDSQWSEGKLAENEQILVQGVFARIKEQNTKLRAYLRELEPSGVVNSEIFKVLDRYDEALSGKPHDEQLNELVAKVFADFSVMRERNVREVLTGYNAGSIHINTGYIWNLKNCDAGVQWALFMPDSVKNGLESKKWKREKFEYIELGKTRFIGQTVEHDNVDEVFESLEPYAADIPIKYSYCYLTHFNGQEWQSGGPSIFGRFYKEGTPVPDGYDFYDVPTEYAAYVIYSSENFCGNIHNPDDAYVFTRDQILADGVPIPYPQAYWQSVVYTDGFPVKGNYRFGYLFSVDM; translated from the coding sequence ATGAACTGGATACAATGCATGGGGAAAGCACTACAATATATCGAGGAACATTTGACAAGTGAAATCAGCATTGACGAAATAGCAAGTCAATCCTACTCGTCAAGCTCTCATTTTCAACTTATGTTTCATCTGGTGACAGGCGTGACTGTGGGCGAGTACATTCGCAATAGACGTCTAAGTTCAGCCGCGCAAGATTTATTACAGCCAAACAGTAAGATAGTCGATGTGGCTATGAAGTATCAATACGACACATCAGAAAGTTTTTCAAAAGCGTTCGCACGCTTTCATGGCGTACCGCCATCGAAAGTACAGAGCGGACGAACCCAGTCGTTTTATCCTCTGACTATCGACATCAATATTCAAGGGGGATTTTACATGGCAGGGAAATTCATTGATGACATGGTATTGGTCGATTGGAGTGAAATCGACGGGGGAAATGACGAAAAATCGGCAAGTGCCGAGAAGTACGACAGGCTTATAGGTTGGGCTCGAAAAGCAGTAGTGCAGAATCAGGGCGTTTTTGACGCGCTGATGGAATGGGTATTGGACGATTCGCAATGGAGTGAGGGAAAACTCGCAGAAAACGAACAGATTTTGGTGCAGGGTGTATTTGCGCGAATTAAAGAGCAAAACACTAAACTTCGTGCGTATTTAAGAGAACTTGAGCCTTCCGGCGTGGTCAATTCGGAGATTTTCAAAGTGTTGGACAGATATGATGAGGCGTTGTCAGGAAAGCCGCATGACGAGCAACTGAACGAATTGGTTGCCAAAGTATTTGCCGATTTTTCTGTCATGCGGGAGCGCAATGTGCGAGAAGTCCTAACGGGATATAACGCAGGGTCTATACACATTAATACTGGTTATATTTGGAACCTCAAAAATTGCGATGCTGGTGTACAGTGGGCGTTATTTATGCCCGATTCAGTAAAAAATGGACTTGAATCGAAAAAATGGAAACGCGAAAAATTTGAGTATATCGAATTGGGAAAAACACGTTTTATCGGGCAAACTGTAGAACATGATAATGTTGACGAAGTTTTTGAGTCGTTGGAACCCTACGCGGCGGATATTCCTATAAAATATAGCTATTGCTATCTGACGCATTTCAATGGGCAAGAATGGCAGTCTGGCGGACCAAGCATTTTTGGTCGTTTTTACAAAGAGGGAACCCCTGTGCCGGATGGCTACGATTTTTACGATGTTCCGACCGAATATGCGGCATACGTGATTTACAGCAGTGAGAATTTTTGCGGCAATATTCACAACCCTGACGATGCATATGTTTTCACGCGCGATCAGATTTTGGCGGATGGTGTACCAATTCCATATCCGCAGGCATATTGGCAATCTGTGGTTTACACTGACGGATTTCCGGTGAAGGGAAATTACCGCTTCGGATATTTGTTTAGTGTGGATATGTAA
- a CDS encoding spore coat protein: MSNLTTKELTALEDTLGYEQVLIKKYQTLASQCSDAAIKSRLENIANRHQGHYDALFNFLK, translated from the coding sequence TTGAGCAATTTAACGACCAAAGAGCTGACCGCGCTGGAGGACACGCTGGGATATGAGCAGGTGCTGATTAAGAAGTATCAGACACTGGCGAGCCAATGCAGCGATGCAGCCATCAAATCGCGTTTGGAAAATATCGCCAATCGTCACCAGGGGCATTACGACGCGCTATTCAATTTTTTGAAGTAG